In the genome of Xanthomonas hortorum pv. pelargonii, the window GAGCGCTGGGTACCACCGGCACGTAGGTATGGTCGTGCGCCCGATTCACGCTGCCATCCTGGGTGTGGTCGAAATGGTGCAGCGAGGGTGGCGCGGTGCTGCTGTCGTGATACGGAAATGGCGCTTTGTTCGGCCCCCGGTCCAGGCCCTCGTTCTCGATCAGATGTTCTTTCAGCCCCAACGCGGCCATATCGATCGTCACCTGTGGACGGACGCCCTGATGCAGTACGTTTGCGCGATCTTCTGCCTGAAGGATCTGCTCCACCCCCCAAGTGCCGTAGTAATTGGGATAGTCGGCCGTCGGTTGGAGCGCGCCCGCCGAATTGCGGTGCTCGCCGATGCCAACTGGGCGTTGGCCAGGCTGCGAATAGAGCGGCGAGGGTCTATCAAAATAATGGTGCCCCATAGCCGTAATATTTCCGGACGTCTGAGAGAGGCTACCGTCTTGGTTGAACGTCAAACCCGGCTTGCCGGTGATAAGGCCTGTGGATGGATCTTTTTTGACAAAATCATTGACCCTGTCAATTTGCGTTCCGTGCATTTCCTTCAGGCCTGCACTGGGATTGAGTTGCTGTTGCTTACTGAGCAATGCATTCCAGCCGGCGATCTCCGCCTTGGCTTCGTCCTCACGTCCAGCCTGTATGTAGTTGCGAAGCTCGTCCGTGTAGTCATGTACAGGCCCTCGGGCCTTTGATTGGGTTTCAACATCCGCTAGAAATTTATTCGTAGCCTGATTTTTAGATGCATGGTTAAAACTGTGCTGGATCTCGTGTCCGAGCACAAATGTCATGTCTCTATCGTTAAAGGTCCCGAGAGGGTTAGCAGCCGAGCCTGTCTGGAGGCCGAGCGGCGGCAAATTCATTATCTTGTTGCTACCGTCGTACGTACCACCAGCCGCTATGCCCGGTCCCAAAAAGCCAAAACCTTCGAGGTGTGCTCTCAGGGGGCGCTGCCTGTCCGAAGGGTCGACCGTAGTCGCGGACTTCTTGATCTCGTCGGCTAAGAACGGTGAGCCATTGATGGTTGACTGCAGGTTGTCGACCATATCTTGTGTAACAGGATGACTACTTCTTGCAGAGTCTTGGTAAGTGCTGTGTGCAAACGCTACCGACATCTGTTGAACTTGCAGAGTGGCTTTTAGGTCGCTACTTGCTAATGTTCCCGTCGGCTGGATGCTTGTTGAAGGGAGCGTAACGAGACCACTTTGTATGTTGTAAGTTCCAGCGAGATTCGGCGCTGAACTGTTCGCTGCTTGCAACGCAAAGCCTCGAAGATGACCTGCTTGTGCTTCCTGATCGAACTGCTGCAGTAGCTTAGGGTCAGCTATCAGCGCACCACGAAGCTGCGCAACCTGATCGTGGTTGCCTCCAGACGCAGCAAACCGGGCTAAAGCTGCTTCGAGTTGTGGGCTGGGGTTGGCCATCAGCTTTCATCCTTGGTCAGTTCAAAGTTCCAATTGATTTGACGCAGAGCCGACCAGGCGAACCAG includes:
- a CDS encoding XVIPCD domain-containing protein; this translates as MANPSPQLEAALARFAASGGNHDQVAQLRGALIADPKLLQQFDQEAQAGHLRGFALQAANSSAPNLAGTYNIQSGLVTLPSTSIQPTGTLASSDLKATLQVQQMSVAFAHSTYQDSARSSHPVTQDMVDNLQSTINGSPFLADEIKKSATTVDPSDRQRPLRAHLEGFGFLGPGIAAGGTYDGSNKIMNLPPLGLQTGSAANPLGTFNDRDMTFVLGHEIQHSFNHASKNQATNKFLADVETQSKARGPVHDYTDELRNYIQAGREDEAKAEIAGWNALLSKQQQLNPSAGLKEMHGTQIDRVNDFVKKDPSTGLITGKPGLTFNQDGSLSQTSGNITAMGHHYFDRPSPLYSQPGQRPVGIGEHRNSAGALQPTADYPNYYGTWGVEQILQAEDRANVLHQGVRPQVTIDMAALGLKEHLIENEGLDRGPNKAPFPYHDSSTAPPSLHHFDHTQDGSVNRAHDHTYVPVVPSAPAAAGPRGPDDPAHPDHAMLEQIRGGVRKIDESVGKPYDDMSERVSRSLLAACKDNSEAHPHVTGYALASNALSRVDHVVMSKTGNVFAVEGRMDDPAHKRAHVEIDQAIHIPVEQSDQKLLAANQAIAQERTLAQQQELARGMNEPSPGGPAR